From the genome of Nicotiana sylvestris chromosome 2, ASM39365v2, whole genome shotgun sequence, one region includes:
- the LOC104214691 gene encoding amino acid transporter AVT3C-like, producing the protein MGFEKDKASSSSHILQIPREDTPLLANTQHLSSPSKTFANVFIAVVGAGVLGLPYSFKKTGWVMGTLMLLSVATLTCYCMMLLVYSRRKLESHFKVAKISSFGDLGYAVCGSVGRCTVDAMIVMSQAGFCISYLIFIANTLAHLFNYSVTNPSPKILGLSPKKVYIWSCFPFQLGLNSIPTLTHLAPLSIFADVVDLGAMGVVMAEDVLIFLKNRPVLETFGGFSVFFYGLGVSVYAFEGVGMVLPLEAEMKDKEKFGKILGLSMAFISLMYGSFGVLGYFAFGEETKDIITTNLGRGLLSTLVQIGLCINLFFTFPLMMNPVYEVMERRFCEGRYCFWLRWIVVLVVTLVALMVPNFADFLSLVGSSVCIVLGFVLPALFHLIVFKKELGWLGLALDSALVLMGAVLAIYGTYSSMLEIFGVKA; encoded by the coding sequence ATGGGGTTTGAGAAAGACAAAGCAAGTTCATCATCCCATATTCTGCAAATCCCAAGAGAAGATACACCACTTTTAGCCAACACCCAACATCTTTCTTCACCTTCCAAAACTTTTGCTAATGTTTTCATAGCAGTAGTAGGAGCTGGagttcttggtcttccttatagtTTCAAGAAAACAGGATGGGTAATGGGTACTCTCATGCTTTTATCAGTAGCAACTCTTACTTGCTATTGTATGATGCTTCTTGTTTATTCAAGGAGAAAGCTAGAATCCCATTTCAAAGTTGCCAAGATTTCATCTTTTGGTGATTTGGGATATGCTGTGTGTGGATCTGTAGGTAGATGTACAGTAGATGCTATGATTGTTATGTCTCAAGCTGGTTTTTGTATAAGTTACTTGATTTTCATAGCCAATACATTAGCACACTTATTCAATTATTCTGTTACAAATCCAAGTCCTAAAATCTTGGGGTTGTCACCTAAAAAAGTGTATATTTGGAGTTGTTTCCCATTTCAGTTGGGGTTGAATTCAATCCCTACACTCACTCACTTAGCCCCTTTGAGTATATTTGCTGATGTTGTTGATTTAGGTGCTATGGGGGTAGTTATGGCTGAGGATGTGTTGATTTTTCTAAAGAATAGACCTGTTCTTGAAACATTTGGTGGGTTCAGTGTTTTCTTCTATGGTCTTGGTGTATCTGTTTATGCTTTTGAAGGTGTTGGGATGGTCTTACCTTTAGAAGCAGAGATGAAAGACAaggaaaaatttgggaaaatctTGGGTTTGTCAATGGCTTTCATTTCTTTGATGTATGGTTCTTTTGGAGTATTGGGGTACTTTGCCTTTGGGGAAGAGACCAAAGATATAATCACAACCAATCTTGGGAGAGGATTGCTTAGCACATTAGTGCAAATTGGACTTTGCATAAACCTTTTCTTTACTTTCCCATTAATGATGAATCCTGTTTATGAAGTGATGGAAAGGAGATTTTGTGAAGGGAGATACTGCTTTTGGTTGAGATGGATTGTGGTTTTGGTAGTCACTTTAGTGGCATTAATGGTGCCAAATTTTGCTGATTTCTTGTCACTAGTTGGGAGCAGTGTGTGCATTGTTTTGGGGTTTGTGCTACCTGCTTTGTTTCACTTAATTGTATTCAAGAAAGAACTAGGATGGCTTGGTTTGGCTTTGGATTCTGCACTTGTTTTAATGGGtgcagttttggctatctatggAACTTATTCTTCCATGCTGGAGATCTTTGGAGTCAAAGCATAA